A window from Chryseobacterium phocaeense encodes these proteins:
- a CDS encoding cupin domain-containing protein, which translates to METFNTNIFPKGEKAPEDYFSGGTAWVHILKPDEDELDCQIAHVIFEAGCRNNWHSHSGGQILIVTSGTGLYQEKGKPIKALHPGDTVNILPGTIHWHGAGPTGEFSHIAINPNTHNGIVEWLRPVSDEEYYNL; encoded by the coding sequence ATGGAAACATTCAATACAAACATTTTTCCAAAAGGAGAAAAAGCACCCGAAGATTATTTTTCGGGAGGAACAGCCTGGGTTCACATTTTAAAACCTGATGAAGATGAGCTGGACTGCCAGATTGCCCACGTTATTTTTGAAGCGGGATGTAGAAATAACTGGCATTCTCACAGCGGCGGCCAGATTTTAATCGTAACTTCAGGAACAGGATTATATCAAGAAAAAGGAAAACCCATCAAGGCTTTACATCCAGGTGATACCGTGAATATTCTTCCTGGAACTATCCACTGGCACGGCGCTGGTCCGACCGGTGAATTTTCCCATATAGCCATCAATCCCAACACTCACAATGGTATTGTGGAATGGCTGCGACCGGTAAGCGATGAGGAATACTATAATTTATAA
- a CDS encoding NAD(P)H-binding protein, with amino-acid sequence MKIIVTGSLGNTAKPLAQQLTAEGHDITVISSSESRKSEIQSLGATAAIGSITDVDFLVKTFEGADAVFVMTPPIMGESNIVENTVNAGKNYAEALEKAQVKRVVMLSSVGADSPVENGPIKGLHHIEKLYSKLENTSVTFLRAGYFYINFFNDIPLIKNAGILGGNYPEDVNIPVTHPADIAKAAAEELVKNTPGKNIRYVVSDSRPPSDFAKVLGAAIGNPELPWVEFTDEQSLDGMLQAGLPKEMAELYVEMGRGMKTGIVQKDFIEHGAVVDGAVKLEEFAEEFAGRFNS; translated from the coding sequence ATGAAAATTATTGTAACAGGTTCTTTAGGGAACACAGCAAAACCATTAGCACAGCAATTAACTGCAGAAGGTCATGATATTACAGTTATCAGCAGCAGTGAGAGCAGGAAGAGTGAGATTCAATCTCTTGGGGCAACGGCAGCCATCGGTTCCATTACGGATGTTGACTTTCTGGTGAAAACTTTTGAAGGCGCAGATGCTGTATTTGTCATGACTCCACCTATCATGGGCGAAAGCAATATTGTTGAAAATACGGTTAACGCAGGGAAAAACTATGCTGAAGCTCTTGAAAAAGCACAGGTAAAAAGAGTGGTCATGCTCAGCAGTGTAGGTGCTGATTCTCCTGTCGAAAATGGGCCAATAAAGGGACTTCATCACATTGAAAAATTATATAGCAAGCTGGAAAACACTTCGGTTACTTTTTTGAGAGCCGGCTATTTCTACATCAATTTCTTCAATGATATTCCACTCATTAAAAACGCAGGAATCCTTGGCGGAAACTATCCTGAAGACGTCAATATCCCGGTGACACATCCAGCTGATATTGCTAAGGCAGCTGCAGAAGAACTGGTAAAAAACACACCAGGAAAAAATATCCGTTATGTGGTAAGCGATTCCCGACCACCTTCAGATTTTGCAAAAGTTTTAGGTGCTGCTATCGGAAATCCAGAATTACCCTGGGTAGAGTTTACTGATGAACAGTCTCTGGATGGAATGTTACAGGCAGGTCTTCCTAAAGAAATGGCGGAACTTTATGTTGAAATGGGAAGAGGCATGAAAACCGGAATAGTTCAGAAGGATTTTATTGAGCATGGCGCTGTAGTGGATGGAGCGGTTAAGCTTGAGGAATTTGCTGAAGAATTTGCCGGGCGATTTAATTCCTAA
- a CDS encoding GNAT family N-acetyltransferase gives MITREATEKDLNILLEFEQGIVTAERPYNSTLIEGEIHYYDLLQLIKSEDAFVIVAEEDGEIVASGYAKIKTPANNYSDFDRYAYLGFMFVKPEHRGKGINKLVLDELISWVKSKGLSEIRLDVYAENESAVKAYEKAGFKSLLVTMRMKV, from the coding sequence ATGATTACGAGGGAAGCCACTGAAAAGGATCTGAACATCCTTTTGGAATTCGAACAGGGCATTGTTACTGCAGAAAGACCGTATAACAGCACGCTTATCGAAGGAGAAATTCATTATTATGATCTGCTTCAACTGATCAAATCTGAAGACGCATTTGTTATCGTTGCTGAAGAAGATGGCGAGATTGTGGCATCCGGATATGCAAAGATCAAAACACCGGCAAATAATTACTCCGATTTTGACCGTTATGCTTATCTGGGCTTTATGTTTGTAAAGCCGGAACACCGGGGAAAAGGAATCAATAAACTTGTTCTTGATGAGTTGATCAGCTGGGTGAAATCAAAAGGTCTTTCAGAAATAAGGCTCGATGTTTATGCTGAAAACGAATCTGCGGTAAAAGCATATGAAAAAGCAGGTTTTAAGTCTTTGCTCGTTACGATGAGAATGAAAGTATAA
- a CDS encoding carboxylesterase family protein gives MTVPQTATHIFQTSFGKIIALKENGVIKAKSIRYARSERFQKPVPEQPSPKELIFPDKTPVCPQVISQLVEKMIGTTHIENFDPDESTQYLSVIRPEHITENEKLPVVVWIHGGSHEIGCGDLPTSDPSDWVKEQQVIVVTVSYRLGLFGFLGGDESRPPNLGLFDIIEALKWIKNYISEFGGAAENVTLLAQSSGGDAIAHLMISEGVEDLFQRVIIQSAPLGLRHKRQKMSAEFLRKTEPLKDEADVLRMMDEYRKFVPSVLKYGLKAAMPFGVQYGFPPLCREEETVDQWKANARKYDVLIGLNNDETAFYLKTSEAMNKYFGTGMGLKIMNKTVEKTTEFIYGNPARIFAENYAKAGGNVYLFRIHSGSQDYHIGAPHCIDLPLIFGNEQAWKSAEMLKDIPWAFIHENGKKLRALWAEFARNGSISDDSERPEILKIQKITG, from the coding sequence ATGACGGTTCCACAGACTGCAACCCATATTTTTCAGACCTCCTTTGGGAAAATAATCGCTCTAAAAGAAAATGGCGTCATCAAAGCTAAAAGCATCCGGTATGCCCGCTCGGAAAGGTTTCAAAAACCTGTTCCTGAGCAGCCTTCTCCCAAAGAACTGATTTTCCCGGACAAAACTCCTGTTTGCCCGCAGGTCATCAGCCAGCTGGTAGAAAAGATGATTGGAACGACCCATATAGAAAACTTTGATCCCGATGAATCCACGCAATATCTTTCCGTCATCCGTCCTGAACATATTACAGAAAATGAAAAGCTTCCGGTGGTAGTCTGGATTCATGGAGGATCTCATGAAATAGGATGCGGAGATCTTCCCACTTCCGATCCCAGCGATTGGGTAAAGGAGCAGCAGGTTATTGTGGTGACGGTTTCCTACAGACTCGGGCTGTTCGGTTTTCTGGGCGGGGATGAAAGCAGGCCTCCCAATCTGGGGCTTTTTGATATCATAGAAGCATTGAAGTGGATCAAAAATTATATTTCTGAATTTGGGGGAGCTGCTGAAAATGTGACGCTTTTAGCACAGTCTTCCGGCGGTGATGCCATTGCACACCTGATGATTTCCGAAGGAGTGGAAGATTTATTTCAAAGAGTGATTATCCAAAGTGCTCCTCTGGGGCTTCGACATAAAAGACAGAAAATGTCTGCAGAATTTTTGCGGAAGACAGAGCCACTGAAAGATGAGGCTGATGTTTTAAGAATGATGGATGAATACAGGAAATTTGTGCCTTCTGTTCTGAAATACGGCTTAAAAGCAGCCATGCCTTTTGGTGTTCAGTATGGTTTTCCGCCTTTGTGCAGAGAAGAGGAAACTGTAGATCAGTGGAAAGCCAATGCGCGAAAATACGACGTTTTGATCGGCCTGAATAATGATGAAACAGCTTTCTACCTTAAAACTTCCGAAGCTATGAATAAATATTTCGGAACAGGTATGGGCTTAAAAATTATGAATAAAACCGTAGAGAAAACTACAGAATTCATCTATGGAAATCCTGCAAGAATCTTCGCAGAAAACTATGCAAAAGCAGGAGGGAATGTCTATCTGTTCAGGATTCACTCCGGATCACAAGATTATCATATCGGTGCACCGCACTGTATAGATCTTCCGCTGATTTTCGGAAACGAGCAAGCCTGGAAATCCGCAGAAATGTTAAAAGATATTCCGTGGGCATTTATCCATGAAAACGGAAAAAAATTACGGGCACTCTGGGCTGAATTTGCCAGGAACGGGAGCATTTCTGATGATTCCGAAAGACCGGAAATTCTTAAAATTCAGAAAATTACAGGTTAA
- a CDS encoding bacteriocin-like protein gives MKAKISTNLKKIDRQELKNVKGAAGPIRNWVCCTSNEEGHCCEWAMDIWNCRYIYC, from the coding sequence ATGAAAGCAAAAATTTCAACAAACCTGAAGAAAATCGACAGACAGGAACTTAAAAATGTAAAAGGGGCAGCGGGACCAATCCGAAACTGGGTATGCTGTACCTCCAACGAAGAAGGTCACTGCTGCGAATGGGCAATGGACATCTGGAACTGCAGATATATCTATTGCTAA
- a CDS encoding helix-turn-helix domain-containing protein, producing the protein MENQEVEIYNSVSEYNKMANHETLHPLVSVIDFSKSDLICQHKRTFGFYTVFLKDVMCGDMFYGKNSYDYQEGTLVFIAPGQTYGIYNKGNWIQPAGYALIFHPDLIKGTNLSKNIKDYSFFSYDVHEALHLSEKEREIVLECFKNIKLELEQSIDKHSKSLIVNNIELFLNYCMRFYDRQFITRDHVNQGVIGKFENLVDDYFKSDNPKNIGFPMVNYFAEKLNLSANYFGDLIKKELGISAQEFIHNKLIDAAKEQILNPSKSISEISYDLGFKYPQHFTRLFKTKVGVSPSEYKTLN; encoded by the coding sequence ATGGAAAATCAGGAAGTTGAAATTTACAACAGTGTATCAGAATATAATAAGATGGCCAATCATGAAACCCTGCATCCGTTGGTAAGTGTGATTGATTTTTCTAAATCCGATCTTATTTGCCAGCATAAAAGAACGTTTGGTTTTTATACTGTTTTTTTGAAAGATGTGATGTGTGGAGATATGTTTTACGGAAAAAACAGTTACGATTATCAGGAAGGAACATTGGTGTTTATCGCGCCCGGCCAAACGTATGGAATTTACAATAAAGGAAACTGGATTCAGCCGGCGGGCTATGCCCTCATTTTTCATCCGGACCTGATCAAAGGAACCAATCTAAGCAAAAACATAAAAGACTATAGCTTCTTTTCCTACGATGTCCACGAAGCCCTTCATCTTTCAGAGAAGGAAAGAGAGATTGTTCTGGAATGTTTTAAAAATATAAAGCTTGAGCTTGAGCAGTCTATTGATAAACACAGCAAATCGCTGATCGTAAATAATATCGAGCTATTTCTGAATTACTGTATGCGTTTTTACGACCGTCAGTTTATCACCAGGGATCATGTCAATCAGGGAGTGATCGGGAAATTTGAAAACCTGGTGGATGATTATTTTAAATCTGATAATCCCAAAAATATTGGTTTTCCCATGGTCAATTATTTTGCTGAAAAATTAAACCTGTCTGCCAATTATTTTGGGGATTTGATTAAAAAAGAACTGGGAATTTCCGCTCAGGAATTTATTCATAACAAACTCATTGATGCAGCTAAGGAGCAGATTCTGAACCCTTCAAAATCCATCAGTGAAATTTCGTATGACCTTGGGTTTAAATATCCGCAGCATTTTACCAGACTCTTCAAAACCAAAGTGGGCGTTTCTCCAAGCGAATATAAAACATTGAACTGA
- a CDS encoding alkaline phosphatase family protein yields MKRGIQIVLLFFSLAIYAQHAITETDTTQVAVSGRTNSSEAQGKPYVIMISADGFRYDYAQKYKAENLLRLASGGVQAEAMIPSYPSITFPNHWSLITGLYPSHHGLVDNFFYDYKRKESYSMKDKKNAEDGSWYGGTPLWALAEKQGMVAASLMWVGSASDAGGRRPSYYYPYHEKFKPSEKVDKVINWLKLPEEKRPHFISLYFPEVDGSGHHYGPDSQETENAVHLIDDAIGELVQKVNALGLKNVNFVFVSDHGMIKVDGGAPLEVPAMLLDKNRFDLYNSQTLVRVYVKNPSEVKAVYKKLKSIKTDDYEVYLDKKLPKYLHFATRDDRYQRIGQILLIPKAPKIFLEKGWKPSVGKHGYNPRLVPEMKATFYAWGPEFKNNLVVKEFSNVNVYPLVANILGLKIDEPIDGKLNVLKKTLKEKK; encoded by the coding sequence ATGAAGCGAGGAATACAAATTGTACTGCTGTTTTTTTCTCTGGCAATATATGCCCAGCATGCTATTACAGAAACAGATACGACTCAGGTGGCTGTTTCCGGACGTACCAACAGTAGTGAAGCGCAGGGTAAACCTTATGTGATTATGATCTCCGCAGATGGTTTCCGTTATGATTATGCACAAAAATACAAAGCGGAAAATCTGCTCAGGCTAGCTTCTGGCGGAGTTCAGGCCGAAGCCATGATTCCCAGCTATCCAAGTATTACTTTTCCCAACCACTGGAGTCTGATCACCGGACTTTATCCTTCACATCATGGTCTTGTGGATAATTTTTTCTATGATTATAAGAGGAAAGAATCGTATTCCATGAAGGATAAGAAAAATGCTGAAGACGGAAGCTGGTATGGGGGAACCCCGCTTTGGGCGCTGGCTGAAAAACAAGGGATGGTTGCTGCTTCCCTCATGTGGGTAGGCTCTGCAAGTGATGCGGGAGGAAGGAGACCTTCTTATTATTATCCATATCATGAGAAATTCAAACCTTCTGAAAAAGTAGATAAGGTGATCAACTGGCTGAAACTGCCGGAAGAAAAAAGACCGCATTTCATTTCTCTTTATTTCCCGGAAGTAGATGGAAGCGGACATCATTATGGACCAGACAGTCAGGAAACAGAAAATGCAGTTCATTTGATAGATGATGCTATTGGAGAGCTTGTTCAGAAAGTCAATGCACTTGGATTAAAAAATGTAAATTTTGTTTTCGTTTCTGATCATGGGATGATCAAAGTAGATGGTGGAGCACCTCTGGAAGTTCCTGCGATGCTTCTTGATAAAAACAGATTTGATCTCTACAATTCCCAGACGCTGGTGAGAGTATATGTGAAGAATCCGTCTGAGGTTAAAGCAGTGTACAAAAAATTGAAATCTATAAAAACGGATGACTACGAAGTATATCTGGATAAAAAACTGCCTAAGTATCTTCATTTCGCGACAAGGGATGACCGGTATCAAAGGATTGGACAAATTCTTCTGATTCCGAAAGCTCCTAAAATATTTTTAGAAAAAGGCTGGAAACCGTCTGTTGGAAAACATGGGTATAATCCGAGACTGGTCCCTGAAATGAAAGCCACATTCTACGCCTGGGGACCTGAATTTAAAAATAATCTTGTGGTTAAAGAATTTTCTAATGTAAATGTTTATCCTTTGGTGGCTAATATCTTAGGATTAAAAATTGATGAACCGATTGACGGGAAACTTAACGTTCTGAAGAAGACCTTGAAGGAAAAGAAATAG
- a CDS encoding T9SS type A sorting domain-containing protein, translating to MKKVLLSITLALANLAFAQFTTGTVSLSTGMTVKINTSPTTVTMTLTGPDTSYLGVGFGGTGTTGGMGVGVDGFIYNVNSTANTNLDYTFAGIGQMPNADPAQDWTITSNTTSGGTRTIVATRSLAGGAGDTVFANNTSSINIFYAKGASTTIANHGFGTANRGYAVLSRAVLGTSETAVESKKLILFPNPARETVSIKNVDLIKSIDIYESAGRKVRSVKPDGETISVRDLKPGTYYFEITLKDGSLSFEKLIKE from the coding sequence ATGAAAAAAGTTTTACTAAGCATTACTTTAGCTCTTGCCAATCTGGCATTTGCGCAGTTTACCACCGGAACAGTGAGTCTGTCTACCGGTATGACCGTTAAGATTAACACCAGCCCTACTACTGTTACAATGACCCTTACAGGTCCGGATACGTCTTATTTAGGAGTAGGATTCGGAGGAACCGGAACCACCGGAGGAATGGGAGTCGGAGTAGATGGATTTATTTATAACGTAAATTCCACGGCAAACACCAATCTTGATTACACTTTTGCAGGAATAGGACAAATGCCTAATGCTGATCCTGCACAAGACTGGACAATTACCTCAAACACTACTTCGGGAGGAACCAGGACGATTGTGGCTACCAGATCTCTTGCAGGAGGGGCCGGAGATACAGTATTTGCCAATAATACAAGCTCAATCAATATTTTCTATGCCAAAGGAGCTTCTACCACAATTGCTAACCATGGATTCGGGACAGCTAACAGAGGCTACGCGGTACTAAGCAGGGCTGTATTGGGAACATCTGAAACCGCTGTGGAAAGCAAAAAACTTATTCTTTTCCCTAATCCGGCCAGAGAAACCGTAAGTATTAAAAATGTAGATCTGATAAAATCGATAGATATTTATGAGTCAGCTGGAAGAAAGGTAAGATCGGTAAAACCTGATGGAGAAACCATTAGTGTAAGAGATCTGAAACCTGGTACTTATTATTTTGAGATCACTTTAAAAGATGGAAGCCTTTCTTTCGAAAAACTGATCAAAGAATAA
- a CDS encoding NAD(P)-dependent alcohol dehydrogenase, translating to MSTLTVKAYGAESTTADLKEMNIERRAATPKDVEIEILYCGVCHSDLHTARNDWGGSLYPVVPGHEIVGRVTQVGSEVSKFKVGDLAAVGCMVDSCGHCDSCKQDLEQYCLNGFTGTYNGQDKHLGGHTFGGYSQKVVVDEHFVLSVPENLDLAAVAPLLCAGITTWSPLRHWNVGPDSKVAVVGLGGLGHMAIKLAKGLGAEVTLFSRTPGKTEDAKQLGADHVIISTDDSQMETVKGKFDLIIDTVPYEHDINPYMQTISLNGTLVLVGFVGEFQNDEVSTRPMIFQRRSVAGSLIGGIAETQELLDFCGKHNIVSEIELIKMQDINHAYERMLKSDVKYRFVIDMQSL from the coding sequence ATGAGCACATTAACAGTAAAAGCCTACGGAGCAGAGTCTACCACGGCAGACCTGAAAGAAATGAACATCGAAAGAAGAGCAGCCACTCCCAAGGATGTAGAAATTGAAATTCTCTACTGTGGGGTATGCCACTCTGACCTTCATACGGCAAGAAACGACTGGGGCGGGTCTTTGTATCCTGTAGTTCCGGGACACGAAATTGTAGGAAGAGTTACCCAGGTGGGAAGTGAAGTTTCCAAATTCAAAGTGGGAGATCTTGCAGCAGTAGGATGCATGGTAGATTCCTGCGGACATTGCGACAGCTGTAAGCAGGACCTTGAGCAGTATTGCTTAAACGGATTCACGGGAACTTACAATGGACAGGATAAGCATCTGGGAGGTCATACTTTTGGTGGTTACTCCCAGAAAGTAGTGGTAGATGAGCATTTTGTTCTAAGTGTACCGGAAAATCTGGATCTTGCCGCTGTAGCACCGCTTTTATGCGCCGGAATTACCACATGGTCTCCATTAAGACACTGGAATGTGGGTCCGGATTCTAAAGTTGCCGTGGTTGGTTTGGGAGGATTGGGACATATGGCAATCAAATTAGCAAAAGGTTTGGGAGCTGAAGTCACTTTATTTTCAAGAACACCTGGAAAAACGGAAGATGCCAAACAGCTGGGAGCGGATCACGTAATTATTTCCACAGATGATTCACAGATGGAGACTGTAAAAGGAAAATTTGACCTGATCATTGATACAGTTCCTTATGAGCACGATATCAATCCTTATATGCAGACGATCAGCCTGAACGGAACTTTGGTTCTTGTAGGATTCGTAGGTGAATTCCAGAATGATGAAGTAAGCACGAGACCAATGATCTTCCAGCGCCGTTCTGTTGCAGGATCGTTAATCGGTGGGATTGCTGAGACCCAGGAATTACTGGATTTCTGCGGAAAACATAATATTGTTTCGGAAATTGAACTGATCAAAATGCAGGACATCAATCACGCTTATGAGAGAATGCTCAAGAGTGATGTGAAATACCGTTTTGTTATTGATATGCAATCTTTGTAA
- the dinB gene encoding DNA polymerase IV, translating into MDSSFPIRKIIHVDMDAFYASVEQHDDPSLKGKPIAVGGEHRGVVSAASYEARKYGVRSAMPSKTAKEKCPHLIFVPPRFARYKEISKQIRAIFHEYTDLVEPLSLDEAYLDVTENKKEMESANQIAKEIRQKIFEQTGLTASAGISVNKFLAKVASDINKPNGQKTIHPDKIEAFLEELPVEKFYGVGKVTANKMFSLGIYKGKDLKKKSHEELVRLFGKSGAYYYNVVRGIHHSEVKPHRIQKSVAVERTFFEDLFDDQEINDKLEHLSQELHQRLQKHNILGRSLTLKIKYKDFSLFTRSFTKEDYFTSPEQYFNTGKKLWELRPFDKPVRLLGLSLSHLNTEEKKQVSIQLKIPFEEFENQ; encoded by the coding sequence ATGGATTCTTCTTTTCCCATCCGCAAAATTATTCATGTTGATATGGATGCATTTTATGCTTCTGTGGAACAGCATGATGATCCCTCGCTCAAAGGGAAGCCTATTGCAGTAGGGGGAGAACACCGTGGCGTGGTTTCAGCGGCTAGTTATGAGGCCAGGAAATATGGTGTTCGTTCAGCTATGCCCAGCAAAACGGCAAAGGAAAAGTGTCCGCACCTTATTTTTGTGCCGCCCCGTTTTGCCAGGTATAAGGAAATATCGAAACAGATCCGGGCTATTTTTCATGAATACACAGATCTTGTAGAGCCCCTTTCGCTGGATGAAGCCTATCTGGATGTTACCGAAAATAAAAAAGAAATGGAATCTGCCAATCAGATTGCTAAAGAGATCCGCCAGAAAATATTTGAGCAGACCGGGCTTACGGCTTCAGCAGGTATTTCCGTGAATAAATTTCTGGCCAAAGTAGCTTCTGATATCAATAAACCGAACGGGCAGAAAACCATCCATCCTGATAAAATAGAAGCCTTTCTGGAAGAGCTTCCCGTAGAAAAATTTTACGGCGTAGGAAAGGTTACTGCTAACAAAATGTTTAGTTTAGGAATTTATAAAGGAAAAGATTTAAAGAAGAAATCCCATGAAGAGCTGGTGAGGCTTTTTGGAAAATCCGGAGCCTACTATTACAATGTAGTGCGCGGGATTCATCATTCTGAAGTAAAGCCGCACCGCATTCAGAAGAGTGTTGCCGTGGAAAGAACTTTTTTTGAGGATCTTTTTGATGACCAGGAGATCAATGACAAACTGGAGCATCTGAGCCAGGAACTTCATCAGCGGCTGCAAAAGCATAATATCCTGGGAAGATCTCTAACCTTAAAAATTAAATATAAAGATTTCTCCCTTTTTACCAGAAGCTTCACAAAAGAAGATTATTTCACCTCGCCTGAACAGTACTTCAATACCGGAAAGAAACTATGGGAACTAAGGCCCTTTGATAAGCCTGTAAGATTATTGGGACTTTCCCTTTCCCATCTCAATACGGAAGAGAAAAAACAGGTCTCCATTCAACTAAAAATACCGTTTGAGGAATTTGAAAACCAATAG
- a CDS encoding alpha-amylase has translation MNPTMIQFFHWYSEGNGKLWKETAKEAKHLAELGITSVWFPPAYKGTNGGYSIGYDAYDLYDLGEFDQKGSVPTKYGTRNDYLKAIKALKQQNIEVIVDIVLGHKAGGDELEKFKAVKVDENNREKIISDVIEIESYTKFTFPGRGKKYSDFEWNFTCFSGVDYAEGMDSHIFKIQSEYGDDWEEMIDDEKGNYDYLMYNDIEHRNPFVREELNSWAEWYFNLTDFDGVRLDALKHISFDFYKEWLTMLRSNSGKNIFAVGEYWAPGHLHLLQKYIEVTEGCMSLFDSSLQNNFHTASREGGSYDLRRIFDETLTQADPMHSVSLVANHDTQPLQDLEAPVEAWFKPIAYALILLRENGYPCVFYPDLYGAQYVDKDREGNDQKIFLEKVDGIEDLLKARKDHAYGLQRDYFEDANCLGWTREGDDDHSGCAVVLSNKDAYQKPMEVGTRYSGQNFTDLLKRSAEKVSIDENGWGNFPVPAGNVSVWIPESV, from the coding sequence ATGAACCCAACAATGATTCAATTTTTCCACTGGTATTCTGAAGGAAATGGAAAATTATGGAAAGAAACAGCAAAAGAAGCAAAACATCTGGCAGAATTAGGAATCACTTCAGTTTGGTTTCCACCCGCCTACAAAGGGACCAACGGCGGATATTCGATAGGATATGATGCCTATGATCTGTATGACCTCGGAGAATTTGACCAGAAAGGAAGCGTTCCCACAAAGTATGGAACCAGGAATGATTATTTAAAAGCGATTAAAGCCTTAAAACAGCAGAATATAGAAGTCATTGTTGATATTGTCCTGGGGCATAAAGCCGGAGGTGACGAGCTGGAAAAATTTAAAGCGGTAAAAGTTGACGAAAACAACAGGGAAAAAATAATTTCCGATGTTATTGAGATAGAATCGTATACCAAATTTACATTTCCTGGCAGAGGAAAAAAATATTCTGATTTTGAATGGAATTTCACCTGTTTCAGCGGAGTAGATTATGCAGAAGGGATGGACTCCCACATCTTCAAAATACAGTCTGAATACGGTGACGACTGGGAAGAAATGATTGATGATGAGAAGGGAAACTATGATTATCTCATGTACAACGATATTGAGCACCGCAATCCTTTCGTACGTGAAGAGCTGAACAGCTGGGCGGAATGGTATTTCAATCTGACTGATTTTGACGGCGTAAGGCTTGATGCATTAAAACATATTTCATTTGATTTTTATAAGGAATGGCTTACGATGCTCCGCTCCAATTCCGGAAAAAATATTTTTGCCGTAGGGGAATACTGGGCTCCCGGACACCTTCATCTTCTGCAGAAGTACATTGAAGTGACGGAAGGCTGCATGAGTCTTTTTGACAGCTCCCTGCAGAATAATTTTCACACAGCTTCCCGGGAAGGCGGTTCTTACGATCTCCGGCGGATTTTTGACGAAACGCTTACCCAGGCAGATCCTATGCACTCCGTAAGCCTTGTGGCTAATCACGATACACAGCCTCTCCAGGATCTTGAGGCCCCCGTAGAAGCATGGTTCAAACCTATAGCGTATGCCCTTATCCTGCTCCGGGAGAACGGTTATCCCTGCGTTTTTTATCCCGACCTGTACGGTGCCCAGTATGTGGATAAAGACCGGGAAGGTAATGATCAGAAAATTTTTCTTGAAAAAGTAGATGGCATAGAAGACCTTCTCAAAGCCAGAAAAGATCATGCATACGGATTGCAGAGAGATTATTTTGAGGATGCCAATTGTCTTGGCTGGACACGCGAAGGAGATGATGACCATTCCGGATGTGCTGTAGTACTGAGCAATAAAGATGCTTATCAGAAGCCTATGGAAGTAGGAACACGGTATTCAGGTCAAAACTTTACAGACCTTCTTAAAAGATCCGCAGAAAAAGTAAGTATTGATGAGAACGGCTGGGGAAATTTTCCGGTTCCCGCCGGAAATGTAAGTGTGTGGATTCCTGAATCTGTATAA
- a CDS encoding winged helix-turn-helix transcriptional regulator, with protein sequence MTAIKESSTIQQNRKSILEQCPVMYVMEKIGGFWKPIILFNLSTGEKRYSELKRAIPEVTEKMLIQHLKQLEADGLIIRTAKPVVPPHVTYELSKTGLKLAPVIDAMAEWAFQDMKRKDK encoded by the coding sequence ATGACAGCCATTAAAGAAAGCTCCACTATCCAGCAGAACAGAAAAAGTATACTGGAACAATGTCCCGTAATGTATGTAATGGAAAAAATAGGAGGTTTTTGGAAACCTATTATCCTGTTTAACCTTTCAACAGGGGAGAAAAGATACAGCGAATTAAAACGGGCCATTCCCGAAGTAACAGAAAAAATGCTGATCCAGCATCTTAAACAATTGGAAGCGGATGGGCTCATTATCCGTACAGCCAAGCCCGTTGTCCCTCCACATGTTACTTATGAGTTGAGTAAGACGGGTCTTAAATTAGCTCCGGTAATTGATGCTATGGCCGAATGGGCTTTTCAGGATATGAAAAGGAAGGATAAATAA